Genomic DNA from uncultured Methanospirillum sp.:
TTTGCAGCCGTGAGTTGTCCCTCTTTTACTGAAAAAATTGCACCTCTGATATATTCAGAGTTGTACGCACTGTTACAGAGTATAAATCCGATTATCGATGCTACAAAGGGACTCAGGGTGATTCCATATGGCGGCAATCCGAAATAAAGAATAAATAATAACAGCAGAAGTGGGCAGCCCTTGAAAAAAATGGTATACCCATGGAAGAATCCGGACAATACTTTTCCCCCATACACTCGCCCGCAGGCGATTACTATACCGAGAGCAAGTCCTATCGGTGCCGTGACTGCGATGAGGGCAAGAGTAACAAGCAGACCGTTCCAGAAGGCTGGAACGATTATGTCAACAAGGAAGGTTATGGTCTCCATGATCTCTACTGTGAATACTCCCTGAACTGTCCGATGAATGCCTTACACCGTTCAAACTTAGGATCGTTCATAAGAACCTGCGGGCTTCCCTGCTCTTTGATTATACCATGCTCCATGAACAGAATCTGGTTCGCAACCGAACAGGCAAAACCCATCTCATGGGTGACAACCAGCATCGTCATCCCCTGTTGTGCAAGTTTCTTCATGACCTCAAGAACTTCACGCGTTAACTCAGGATCAAGAGCACTCGTCGGCTCATCAAAGAGCATGACATCCGGATCCATGGCAAGAGCCCTGGCGATGGAGACTCTCTGTGCCTGCCCGCCTGAAAGTTCAGCAGGGTAATGATCAGCCCATTCGGCCATCCCAACCTGCCTGAGTTCTGTCATCGCCTTCTCCCTGGCATCCTTTGCATTCATCCCTTTGACTTTGATCAAAGCGATCTCAACATTTTTTACTGCGGTGAGATGATCAAAGAGGAAGAAGTTCTGGAAAACCATCCCGATCTTCTGCCTGAAGTGGTTGATCTTTGAACCGGCATGAGTAACTTCTTCTCCGTTGAGAAGAACCCTTCCGCTATCCGGGATGGTTAACTGATTAATACACCTGAGTAGTGTACTCTTCCCGGTTCCTGAAGGGCCGATAAAACAGATCGTCTCCCCTTTTTTGACATTGAATGAGACCCCTTTAAGGACTTCCGAACTGCCGAAGGATTTGTGTATATCCTCAACCTTGAGAATGAACTCTGATTCTGACATATTAAGATGAATTCCCCGGACCAAAGCCAGGTATGGCGATCCGCTTTTCAAGCCTCTGGATAAGGCTGGTTCCTGCATAACTGAGCAGGATGAAGATCACTGCACAGGCCAGGTAGATGGGCATCGTGACATATGTTTGTGAGACAATCTGTGATGAGCGTGTAAGAAGTTCTGCCACACCTATTGCATAACAGATAGACGATTCTGTGAGGATTTCGGGATATTCATTAGACCATCCCGGTAACGCTATTCGCATGGCTTGAGGGAGAATTATTGATCTGATCGCCTGAGTTCTGCTCATTCCAAGAGACCGTGCTGCGGTCATCTGTCCTTCCGCAATTGACTGGATCGCCCCCCTGAAGATCTGTGACTGATATGCAGCTCCTCTCAACCCTAATACAACTGCACCAACAACAAAGGCAGGAAGGTCGAGTCCCAGACCTGGAAAGATACCAAAGTAAAAGAGAAACAGCAGAACCAGGACAGGAAGACCACGGAAGAACCAGACGTACACAGAAATTGCAGATCGTAATGGCAGTTTTCCATACACCTGTCCAAGGGCCATTGGAAGCCCCAGCACCACTCCGATTATCAGGGCAACTGCAACCAGGCCTACTGTGATGAAGATACCTGTAAGCAGATAGGGGAACCAGTCGATGAGAATCGTCAGTGGATCCACTATTCTCCTCCTGGTGGTCGTCTCTTAGGAGCAGTGGGAACAACCTGATTCTGTCTGTCACATATGAGCATAAAAGGATTCAAAATAGTGTATGCGTTCAAAAGAGATGAAATGAGTTATTCCATCTTGTACTTCTTCTTCAGAACTGTCCAGTCAGGTGACTCATGGAGCAGATCCAGTCCCTTATTCATGGTGTTCAGAAGCTCAGTGTCATCCTTGCGGATAGCAACTCCATACTCTTCACCGGTATCGATCTCACCGATGAGATGGAGTGGCTTGTCAGCGATTGCGTCAAGCATTGGTGGGCGATCATAGATTGCAAAGTCAATACGCTTATTCTGGAGATCAGTCGTTGCCAGTGGGAAGTTGTCATATGTGACAAGTTGATCTGCCTGAATGACACTCTTATTGATGAGATTCTCTTCTACCCAGAATGCTCCGGTTGTTCCACGCTGTGCACCAATTCTTCCTTTCCCTGCCTTAAAGTCATCAAGAGTTAATATGATGTCGTTGTGAACTGCAACTGACTGATTAACCTTGTAGTACGGGTTGCTGAAGTGTACCTGCTGCTTACGCTCGTCGGTAATGGTCATTCCTGAATAGACCATATCGATCTTCTTTGCATTCAGGGCAGGTATGATTCCATCCCATGCGATAGGCTGGATCTTTACGGCAAATCCAAGTTTATTTCCTATCCACTGGACAGACTCCACATCAAATCCCTGGGCAGTCCCGTTTTTATCAATAAAACTGTATGGTGGGTATTCTCCGTCAATACCTACAATATATGTCTTCTTCTGGTCTGCAGATGCATTATCTGTGCTTTTTGCTGATTTATCAGCGGTATTGGCACTTTGAGTACAACCACTCAAACAGACTGCACCAAGTACTATAAAAATTACCAGGATTGATATGATTTTTCGATCCATTGAAGATTGTTTGATCGGCACTGTTATAGAAATTGTGATCTGTGAGCACTACTGAAAACGAATCATATATATAAATTAAAGATTGGGAGAATCAGAGAGGATCCCGGTTCTGTTTCAATGATACAGGTAATGATTACATATCTGGTTTCCTAATCTGATACCATGAAAGGAGTGTTGGTATCTCTGGCCTGTCTGGGTCTCGTCCTGCTGCTATTAATGGCAGGGTGTACATCTTCAAACCCGTCCGGTGTACAGGAGAAAAAAGATTCTTCTGATAATTCTACAACAGTAAAGCAGGTATATCGGGTTGGTATCGATGCAGTCTATCCGCCCTTTACCATGATGAGTGAGAAGGGTGAACCGACCGGATTTGATGTGGAATCGATCAAATGGATCGCAAAGGATCAGGGATTTGAACCTGAATTTCAGGCAATAGCATGGGATGGCATCATACCTGCCCTGAATGCAAACAAGATCGATATGGTCTATGCCGGAATGACCATCACCGATGAACGGAAAGAGAAGGTGAACTTCAGCAAGCCATACTGGACCGTGAACCAGATGGTTGTAACCAAAGAGGGATCACCTGTCACTCTTGATCAGGTAAAAGCCGGAAAGGTCAAGATCGGAACACAACGTGGATGTACTGCAGCAATCTGGGTTGAAGACAACCTTGTGAATAAAAGCCTCATGACTGCTGATAATCTGAAGCAGTATGATAACACGCCGCTTGCTATAGAAGATCTGGTCGCAGGCAGAACAGATGCAGTCATCTATGACAGCACCGTTATGAACGATATCATCGCAGGAAAACCTGTCCAGAAGATCGGAATGATAGAGACCAACGAGCAGTTTGGAATAGCAGTCCGCAAGTCAGATGCAGAACTGCTCAAAAAACTGAACACAGGTCTTGATCACCTTATGGCATCTCCCGACTGGGAGGCTCTGGTTCAGAAGTATAACATGGAATAATCTTCTGAACAACCTTTTCCCTCTTTTTTCTGAAAAATTCATCGTCCCTGGGTCCTGACCGGGGCCCATAACGGTGCACCGGTGGGGTCTATGACCGATCTGTTTTCTGGGTTGCCTCCCTATCTGTATAGAATTATCAGGCAGGAAGATGGGAGAAGTCAGCGAATTATCTCAGTCAGTTCACCATACCTGGCGTATACAGGAACTGGTCGGAGCAGCACTCGGAATACCGGTGAGACAGGCAACTGCCTGTATCGATCTGCTCGACAGTGGGGCAACCATTCCGTTCATAGCGCGGTACCGCAAAGAGGCCACCGGTTCGCTGGACGATGCGGTTATCTTCTCACTGTCAACACATCTTGAGAGGATACGAAGGCTCGAGGAACGAAGGGATGTAATTCTCACGAAAATTTCCGAGGCCGGGCATCTCAGTCCTGACCTCAGGCAGAATATTCTGCAGGCAGGAACCCTTGCTGAACTTGAGGATCTGTATCTTCCGTATAAGCCGCGGCGCAAGACAAGGGCTGACAAGGCACGTGAGCAGGGTCTTCAGCCCCTTGCTGATCTCCTTCTCACCCAGCATTCACAGATCGATCCGCTTACAGAGGCCACGCGGTTCATTAACCCTGATCTGGATGTCCCGACGGCACAGGTCGCACTCGCCGGAGCTGAAGATATTATTGCAGGTGAGGTGAGTGAAAATCCTGAGGTGCGACAGAAGATCAGGGAAGTGTTTCATACAAGTTCCAGGCTCGATGTATCTGCAGCCCGGGGGACTGGTGGCGATGCAGGAAAATGGAAAGAGTATGTAGGCACATCCGAATCAGCCGGATCTATCCCGTCCCACAGGATCCTTGCCATCTTCAGGGGTGAAGAGGAAGGTCTTCTTTCTGCTAAGATCGGCCCTGATCCAAAGGCCGGTATCGGGCTTATTGCAGAAAAGTATCTATCCGGTTCAGGCCCGGCAGTCGAGTGTGTTAAGGATGCGGTGACAGATGGCTACCACCGTCTGCTTGCCCCTTCCCTTGAACGCGAACTCCGGAATGAACTCAAAGAGCGTGCTGATGAAGAAGCAGCCCTGGTTTTTGCCTCAAATGTGCGTTCACTAATCCGCTCTCCTCCTCTTGGTTCAAAGCGGGTTCTGGCGATCGATCCCGGATTTCGTACCGGATGCAAGGTTGTTGTCCTCACTGCAGAAGGGCTCCCTCTTGAGACTGCGACGATCTTTCCCCACGATCCGAGACCTGATCCCACTGGATCTTCCCAGATAGTCCGGGATCTGGTCACCAGGCACCATGTTCAGGTCATCGCAGTCGGTGACGGGACCGCAGGCAGGGAAACCTGGCAGTTTGTAAGGAGTCTTGGTCTGCCTGAAGATATTGCCGTGGTCTCTGTGTATGAGCAGGGTGCTTCGATCTACTCTGCATCAGAACTCGCGAGGACAGAACTGCCTGACATGGATGTGACCATGAGGGGTGCTGTCTCGATCGGCAGACGCCTTCTGGATCCGCTTGCTGAGATGGTGAAGATCGAACCGCGTTCAATCGGTGTCGGGCAGTACCAGCACGATATTGACCCTGATATGCTCAAGTCCAGGCTTGAAGAGGTGGTGAAATCGGTAGTCAACGAGGTCGGCATTGATCTCAACTCTGCTTCTCCCTCACTGTTATCGCACGTTTCTGGTCTGAACCACCGGCTTGCAACAGAGATAGTCCGGCACCGGGAAAAAAAGGGGCCATTTACAAGCCGTGAAGAGCTCAGGCTCGTGAAAGGTATCGGTGAGAAGACCTATGAACAGGCTGCAGGGTTCCTTCGGATTCGTGATGGAACGAACCCGCTCGACAACACGGGTGTTCACCCAGAGCGATACGCCCTGGTGGCTCAAATGGCAACGAGCATCAGCGCGAAACCTGTAGATCTTATCGGTAATGAATCACTGGTACGGCAGTTAAACCTTGAATCGTTTGTCTCTGAAACATGCGGAATTCCCACTCTGCATGATATCTGCGAGGAACTTATTCGCCCTGGCCGGGATCCACGGGGCGTCTTTGAACCTCCTGTCTATGCAGATCAGGTCACGACATTTGATGATCTCAAAGAAGGAATGGTGCTTGACGGTGTCGTGACAAACGTAACGAAGTTTGGTGCATTCATTAATATTGGATTATCGGAGAGTGGCCTCGTTCACATCAGCGAACTAGCAGACCGGTACGTTCAGGACCCTGCCGATGTCGTAACAATCCGTCAGCGTGTCAGGGTAAAGGTAATTGAGATTGATAGTCAGAGACGGCGTATCTCCCTCTCGATGAAGCAGGCTGGGTCCGGGTAACCCCGAATGACGGATTATCTCGTGGTGTTTATGTGACCCCCCTCTCACCAGATCGTAAACCTCTCTTATACGCAGTGTTATCGGCAGTTCTTTTTGGCAGCTGTGCACCGATGACCAAATATTTCGTTGGCAGTACCGGACCGGTGATGCTGGCCGCCCTTTTTTATATTGGAAGCGGGACCGGCATGCTGCTTCTGATCCTGATTGGGAAGATAATCCGTCGCGACCCATCAGCCCGCGAAGCGCCTCTTACACGATCTGATGCTCCGTATCTTGCTGGTATGGCCATATTGGGTGGTGTCCTGGCCCCGGTCACGCTGATGTACTCCATGATAAATACTCCTGCTGCGACCGGGTCTCTCCTCCTGAACTTTGAACCTGTTGCGACAGCAGTACTAGCAGCACTCCTCTTTCGTGAGTCTGTGGGGAAGAGGATCTGGATTGCCATGGGACTTATCACCGGTTCCTGTCTCATCCTGAGTCTGGACCCTGCAGGAGAATTTGGAGTATCACTGGGTTCGGTCGGAGTATTGCTGGCCTGTTTTTTCTGGGCCATTGACAACAACATCAGCAGGCATGTATCAGGCCGGGACCCGCTCTCAGCAATCCTGGTGAAAGGGTATGGAGCAGGGATCATCTCTCTGGTAATCGCTCTTCTCATCGGTGAATCGCTTCCATCGGCAGGATCTGTCCCTGTTTACATGATTGTCGGGTTCTTCAGTTTTGGAGGGCTTGCCAGTGTCTTCTTCCTACTTGCACTCCGTTCAATCGGGACTGCACGTACCGGATTGTTTCTCGCACTCTCCCCGTTCTTCGGAGTATTCTTCTCATTTCTTCTCTTTGCAGAAACCCCGCAGTTCCTCTTCCTTGTAGCACTCCCTGTCATGGTTCTCGGAACCTGGCTGCTTGTATCAGAGCAGCACGCACATCGGCATTACCATCCTCCCCTGGTGCATAACCATCGTCACCGACATGATGATCTTCACCATGATCATCAGCATGTCAAAGATCTCCCTCCCCTCTCCCGGTCTGGTGAACATACGCACCTGCACTCCCATGATGCCGTTACCCACGAACACCAGCACAGGCCTGATCTCCATCACCGGCATGATCATAGGCCCCTGACCTCTGGAAAGAGATAACCTCACATGAGTAGTATGATCGGAGAAGAAATGGAGAGCCGCCCTGTTATGCTTGGTCTGATCCAGGCCTTGGCATCCCTGGATCCCGATGAAAATCTTCGAAAGATGGTCAGCAAGGTCACTGAAGCGATCTCTGCCGGTGCCAGGATTATCTGTCTTCCTGAGCTGTACCGCACCCAATACTTTCCCCAGTACATCGGCCGGGACCCGGCACCATTTGCAGAAACAATACCCGGTGAGTCAAGCCGGGTGTTTTCAGATCTTGCAAAAGAGCATGGGGTAGTGATCATCGTCCCGATCTTTGAGCATGCGAAGACTGGAGAGTATCGCAACGCAGCAGTGATCATCGATGCAGACGGTTCAGTCTATGCTCCGTACTATAAAGTACATGTCCCCCAGGATCCATCCTTCTTTGAGAAGGGATATTTTGCCGAGGGTGATGAGTTCAGGGTTGTTGATACCAGGTTCGGAAAGATAGCAGTCCTGATCTGTTATGACCAGTGGTTCCCGGAAGCTGCACGTGCAGTAGCCCTGGCTGGAGCCGAGATCATCTTCTATCCAACTGCTATCGGTGATATCATCGATGCATCTCCGGTTGAGGGAGAATGGCAGGATTCGTGGGAGACGATCCAGCGGAGCCATGCAATCGCAAACAGCGTGCATGTCGCAGCAGTAAACAGGGTCGGTACAGAGGATAGGGTCAGGTTCTTTGGTGGTTCGTTTGTAGCTGATGCCTTCGGCTCCGTCCTGTCACGGGCAGGTTCAGAGGAGGAGATCCTTCTTACCACGATCGATCTCGCAATGAACAGAACTGTTTCTGACTCCTGGGGTTTCATCAGGAACCGGCGGCCTGAAACCTACCACTCCCTCTGCACACCGATCCGCGGAGACGGACCTGAAAGGGTCTCTCCTGCACTCGGCGATACTCCCCGGAACCGGGGATTTCACATGCCAGCAGAGTGGGAACCCCATGAGGCAGTGTGGATTTCATGGCCGCACAACACCCTCACGTTTCCGTTCATTGAGGCGGTTGAAGAGAGTTACATCAGGTTCATCAAAGCAGTTCACCTCTCTGAGAATGTCTGCCTGCATGTTCCTGAAGGAGATGAATCAGGTCGTATTACCCATCTTCTCAAGGATGCAGGCGTCGATATGAGCCGGGTGACGCTGTTTCCTGTTTCATACTCTGATGTCTGGATTCGTGATTACGGCCCGACTTTTCTTGTAAACCGTGGGGATCTTCAGGTAGCAATGGTCAGATGGATCTTCAACGCCTGGGGTGACAAGTACGATGAACTTCTTACAGATGGGGCAGTCCCCGGGTTTATGGCCGAAGTACTTCGCCTTCCGGTCTTTGAACCTGGTGTTGTACTTGAAGGAGGCTCTATCGACGTCAACGGGAGAGGGACGGTTCTGACAACACGATCCTGCCTGTTGAACCCGAACCGCAACCCATCCCTCTCTCAAGATGAGATCGAGCAGGTACTGCTGGAATACCTGGGTGCTGTGAAGGTGATCTGGCTGAGTGATGGTGTTGCAGGTGACGATACTGACGGGCATATCGATGATATCGCCAGGTTCATCGATCCTGTTACTGTTCTTTGTGCCGTTGAGGAGGATCCTGCAGATGAGAATTATGCAGCACTTCACGAGAATTATCAGATCCTCTGTAATGAGACCGATCAGGATGGCAGGCCCCTCACAGTGATTCCACTCCCGATGCCGAAGATGATAACCGGAGAAGAGGGCAGGTATCCTGCAAGTTATTCGAATTTTTACATCGGCAACGGGGTGGTGATCGTGCCGGTGTTTGACGATCCCAATGATGAACGTGCATGTGATATCATTCGTCAGGTTTTCCCGGACCGTGAAGTGATCGGCATCAACGCCCGTGCCATGATCGAAGGGTATGGAACCTTTCACTGTGCGACACAGCAACAGCCCCGCCTGTAACCAGCCTGACGGCGAAAGATTCATCGTAATAGGATTCAAATCACCAGCCGGGTACACATGACCGGGTTAATAGGAGAATTTCTGGAATTTCTCAAGGAGTACAAGGTTGTTGTACTGGCTGTTGCGTTCATCATGGGTGTTGCAGCAACGAGCCTTGTCAAGTCTCTGGTTGATAACATCATCATGCCCTTTGTGGGTGTGCTGGTACCCTCCGGCGACTGGAAAGCTGCCACCCTCAACCTTGGACCTGTTCATCTTGGGATCGGTCCGTTCGCGGCAGAATGTATAAACTTCATCGTTGTTGCCTTCGTGGTCTTCATGATTGCAAAGTATGTAATGGCAGAAGAGAAGATAGAGAAGAAGTGAGTGTTACACTCACAAGTTTCGTTTTCTGACCACCGCAATACTGCTGTTTTTCCCACCCTGCTGGTGCTGATTTCTGCCCGGTTCGGTTAATTTAAATAGTTAGCTGCCGGAGGATGGTATCTGATGATCTCACGGGAGCTGGCATAATGACAATATCAAATTTCAAACGCCTCTTTGAAGTGTTTCATGGATACGAGCGGTGGTTTCTCTTCTCAATTCTGCTCAATATCGTGGTTGCCGGTGGCACTCTTGCCATTCCTGCCCTCTCTGCCGATCTGATCAACAACGGGATCCTGAAGAACAACTTCTCATACTCTCTTGATGTCGGGGTTCTCATGCTCCTGGCTGCGGTCATTGCAGGAGCATGCCAGATCGGAAATGCAGCGATCGCGGTCTGGGCATCAGAATATTCTGCCCATACATTGCGCACCCGCGAGTTTGAAAAGATCCAGACCCTCTCATTCGGGAACATCGACAGGTTCAGATCCAGTGATCTGCTTGTCAGACTGACAACAGATGTTCAGAATATCAAGGTTGCGATACAGCAGTCGGTGATGAACCTCATGCAGGCCCCCCTCCTTCTTATCGGCACTGTTCTCATCATGGCTGTCATGGCCCCTGCCCTTGTCTGGATCATGGTTGTGCTTCTGGTGCTTCTGACTGTTCTGCTGGTTGTGTACTTTGTCATCGTCGAACCTGCATTCTCCCGCAAGCAGGCAGAGATTGACCACGTGAACAAAGCCCTTCGTGAGACCCTGACCGGCATCAGGGTGGTCAAGGCATTTGTCAGGCAGGAGTATGAGATCACAAAGTTCGGGCAGGCTGCAGAGAGCCTGAAGCATGCGGCTGTCAGGCCACAGATGGTCATGTCCTATCTCATGCCTACTGTGTTTGCGATCGCTATCCTCGGGTTCGGGGCAGTCTATTACTTCGGAGGTATACAGGTTCTCGAAGGAACAGGTCTTATGATCGGTGACGTGACCTCGGCTGCACAATATATCCTCATCCTCATGATGCCTCTTCTGATCATCGCGATTGTGCTGCCGTTTATCACCCAGGCAAATGCATCACTGAAGAGGATCTTTGAGGTTCTTGATGCGGTACCTGAGGTGAGTGAACCTGACGTTCCTGCGGTAATGAACATCGATCAGGTAAAAGGTCGTGTGGCGTTCGAGAATGTCTCCTTTGCATACCGGAATGCTGATGGAGAGCCTGAAGGTGAGGTCCTTAAAGAAATAAACCTGGTAGCAGAGCCTGGTGAAACAATCGGGTTTCTGGGAGCAACCGGCTGTGGCAAGTCATCGCTGGTCTCACTTATTCCCCGGTTTTATGATGTCACCGGTGGCCGTGTCACCATCGATGGCGTGGATGTCCGCTCCATCTCCCTGGAAACACTTCGGAGCATAGTCAGTGTATGCCTCCAGGAGTCAGTCCTCTTTTCAGGTGCAATCAGCGAGACGATCCGGTTTGGAAAACCTTCCATGACCGATGATGAGATGATCGTGGCTGCCCGTTCAGCAGATGTGGACGGGTTTGTGCAGAATATTCCTGAACTGTATGACGGAAAGGTTGCCAGGCGTGGCTCCAACTTCTCCGGTGGCCAGCGTCAGAGGCTCTCGATCGCCCGTGCCCTCGCACAGAAACCAAAGATCCTGATCCTTGATGACAGCACCAGTGCCTGCGATGTTGCCACCGAGGCACGGATTCAGGATGCGATCACTGACATGATGGCCGGCACAACCAAGTTCATCGTGGCCCAGCGAATCAGTTCGGTCATCACCGCTGATCGGATCGTCCTTCTGAACCAGGGAACTATTGAGGCGACCGGGACACATGCAGAACTCCTCTCCTCAAGTCCTCTCTATCAGGAGATCTATGAGTCACAACTCGGGAGCGGCCTTCAATCAAGGGGGAATGCATCATGACAATGACTCCAAAACCGGTCTCGGTCTCAGGGACAGATCAGAATGACCAGTACGAATCCATAGGGCTGACGCTGCGCAGGCTGCTCTCCTACCTGACCAGGTACCGGTTCAGACTCGCCCTGGCTATTCTCTTCATGATCGGGTTCTCTGTCACGATGGGAATCCTTCCTGCCCTTATGGGGTATGCAACGAATATCATCGCCGGCCATGGATCACTGGAGGATCTCAAACAGGTCCTTGTCTACTTCATCATCGATGCCGCTGCCCTCTGGATCTTCGGGCATCTGACCCAGCATCTCCTCTCAAAGATCTCACAGGAAGGTCTCTACACCCTCAGAACCGAGCTCTTCAACCATATGCAGGCACTCTCTCTCAGTTTCTTTGATCGCCAGCCGATCGGCGAGCTGATGAGCAGAGTCTCGAACGATACCGATGTTATCGATCAGTTCTTTTCAAACGGGATTCAGCAGGTTCTCCAGTCTGTTACCACGATCATCGTTCTCACCCTTGTGATGCTCTGGATAAACCCGGTTCTCACCCTTCTTGTATACCTGGCGGTCTTCGGGATGCTGGCAATCTCATCCACCATCGCCAGGATATCAGGCCCGGCTTTTGAGAGGATGCAGGAGCTCCTTGGTGAGCTGAACGGGTATGCAGAGGAGCGGCTTGCAGGCCAGAAGGTTACCATCGCATACAACCAGCAGGGAAACAGCGGCGTGGGATTCTCAAAACTCTCGGGAATCGTTGCCAGGACCGGTGGCCATGCCCAGTTTGTTGCACTCACATCCATGCCTGCTGCAACGATCATGGCAAACCTGC
This window encodes:
- a CDS encoding ABC transporter substrate-binding protein, with protein sequence MDRKIISILVIFIVLGAVCLSGCTQSANTADKSAKSTDNASADQKKTYIVGIDGEYPPYSFIDKNGTAQGFDVESVQWIGNKLGFAVKIQPIAWDGIIPALNAKKIDMVYSGMTITDERKQQVHFSNPYYKVNQSVAVHNDIILTLDDFKAGKGRIGAQRGTTGAFWVEENLINKSVIQADQLVTYDNFPLATTDLQNKRIDFAIYDRPPMLDAIADKPLHLIGEIDTGEEYGVAIRKDDTELLNTMNKGLDLLHESPDWTVLKKKYKME
- a CDS encoding DMT family transporter — encoded protein: MTPLSPDRKPLLYAVLSAVLFGSCAPMTKYFVGSTGPVMLAALFYIGSGTGMLLLILIGKIIRRDPSAREAPLTRSDAPYLAGMAILGGVLAPVTLMYSMINTPAATGSLLLNFEPVATAVLAALLFRESVGKRIWIAMGLITGSCLILSLDPAGEFGVSLGSVGVLLACFFWAIDNNISRHVSGRDPLSAILVKGYGAGIISLVIALLIGESLPSAGSVPVYMIVGFFSFGGLASVFFLLALRSIGTARTGLFLALSPFFGVFFSFLLFAETPQFLFLVALPVMVLGTWLLVSEQHAHRHYHPPLVHNHRHRHDDLHHDHQHVKDLPPLSRSGEHTHLHSHDAVTHEHQHRPDLHHRHDHRPLTSGKR
- a CDS encoding basic amino acid ABC transporter substrate-binding protein, giving the protein MAGCTSSNPSGVQEKKDSSDNSTTVKQVYRVGIDAVYPPFTMMSEKGEPTGFDVESIKWIAKDQGFEPEFQAIAWDGIIPALNANKIDMVYAGMTITDERKEKVNFSKPYWTVNQMVVTKEGSPVTLDQVKAGKVKIGTQRGCTAAIWVEDNLVNKSLMTADNLKQYDNTPLAIEDLVAGRTDAVIYDSTVMNDIIAGKPVQKIGMIETNEQFGIAVRKSDAELLKKLNTGLDHLMASPDWEALVQKYNME
- a CDS encoding amino acid ABC transporter permease, coding for METITFLVDIIVPAFWNGLLVTLALIAVTAPIGLALGIVIACGRVYGGKVLSGFFHGYTIFFKGCPLLLLLFILYFGLPPYGITLSPFVASIIGFILCNSAYNSEYIRGAIFSVKEGQLTAAKALGMTRNQAIRYVVLPQALRRAIPGISNEFIYLIKYSSLAYMITVIELTGAGKLIATKYFAYNETFFALAVVYLALVTITTFGANAIERKFAIPG
- a CDS encoding MscL family protein, whose product is MTGLIGEFLEFLKEYKVVVLAVAFIMGVAATSLVKSLVDNIIMPFVGVLVPSGDWKAATLNLGPVHLGIGPFAAECINFIVVAFVVFMIAKYVMAEEKIEKK
- a CDS encoding agmatine deiminase family protein, coding for MSSMIGEEMESRPVMLGLIQALASLDPDENLRKMVSKVTEAISAGARIICLPELYRTQYFPQYIGRDPAPFAETIPGESSRVFSDLAKEHGVVIIVPIFEHAKTGEYRNAAVIIDADGSVYAPYYKVHVPQDPSFFEKGYFAEGDEFRVVDTRFGKIAVLICYDQWFPEAARAVALAGAEIIFYPTAIGDIIDASPVEGEWQDSWETIQRSHAIANSVHVAAVNRVGTEDRVRFFGGSFVADAFGSVLSRAGSEEEILLTTIDLAMNRTVSDSWGFIRNRRPETYHSLCTPIRGDGPERVSPALGDTPRNRGFHMPAEWEPHEAVWISWPHNTLTFPFIEAVEESYIRFIKAVHLSENVCLHVPEGDESGRITHLLKDAGVDMSRVTLFPVSYSDVWIRDYGPTFLVNRGDLQVAMVRWIFNAWGDKYDELLTDGAVPGFMAEVLRLPVFEPGVVLEGGSIDVNGRGTVLTTRSCLLNPNRNPSLSQDEIEQVLLEYLGAVKVIWLSDGVAGDDTDGHIDDIARFIDPVTVLCAVEEDPADENYAALHENYQILCNETDQDGRPLTVIPLPMPKMITGEEGRYPASYSNFYIGNGVVIVPVFDDPNDERACDIIRQVFPDREVIGINARAMIEGYGTFHCATQQQPRL
- a CDS encoding Tex family protein → MGEVSELSQSVHHTWRIQELVGAALGIPVRQATACIDLLDSGATIPFIARYRKEATGSLDDAVIFSLSTHLERIRRLEERRDVILTKISEAGHLSPDLRQNILQAGTLAELEDLYLPYKPRRKTRADKAREQGLQPLADLLLTQHSQIDPLTEATRFINPDLDVPTAQVALAGAEDIIAGEVSENPEVRQKIREVFHTSSRLDVSAARGTGGDAGKWKEYVGTSESAGSIPSHRILAIFRGEEEGLLSAKIGPDPKAGIGLIAEKYLSGSGPAVECVKDAVTDGYHRLLAPSLERELRNELKERADEEAALVFASNVRSLIRSPPLGSKRVLAIDPGFRTGCKVVVLTAEGLPLETATIFPHDPRPDPTGSSQIVRDLVTRHHVQVIAVGDGTAGRETWQFVRSLGLPEDIAVVSVYEQGASIYSASELARTELPDMDVTMRGAVSIGRRLLDPLAEMVKIEPRSIGVGQYQHDIDPDMLKSRLEEVVKSVVNEVGIDLNSASPSLLSHVSGLNHRLATEIVRHREKKGPFTSREELRLVKGIGEKTYEQAAGFLRIRDGTNPLDNTGVHPERYALVAQMATSISAKPVDLIGNESLVRQLNLESFVSETCGIPTLHDICEELIRPGRDPRGVFEPPVYADQVTTFDDLKEGMVLDGVVTNVTKFGAFINIGLSESGLVHISELADRYVQDPADVVTIRQRVRVKVIEIDSQRRRISLSMKQAGSG
- a CDS encoding amino acid ABC transporter ATP-binding protein: MSESEFILKVEDIHKSFGSSEVLKGVSFNVKKGETICFIGPSGTGKSTLLRCINQLTIPDSGRVLLNGEEVTHAGSKINHFRQKIGMVFQNFFLFDHLTAVKNVEIALIKVKGMNAKDAREKAMTELRQVGMAEWADHYPAELSGGQAQRVSIARALAMDPDVMLFDEPTSALDPELTREVLEVMKKLAQQGMTMLVVTHEMGFACSVANQILFMEHGIIKEQGSPQVLMNDPKFERCKAFIGQFREYSQ
- a CDS encoding amino acid ABC transporter permease, yielding MDPLTILIDWFPYLLTGIFITVGLVAVALIIGVVLGLPMALGQVYGKLPLRSAISVYVWFFRGLPVLVLLFLFYFGIFPGLGLDLPAFVVGAVVLGLRGAAYQSQIFRGAIQSIAEGQMTAARSLGMSRTQAIRSIILPQAMRIALPGWSNEYPEILTESSICYAIGVAELLTRSSQIVSQTYVTMPIYLACAVIFILLSYAGTSLIQRLEKRIAIPGFGPGNSS